A part of Prolixibacteraceae bacterium genomic DNA contains:
- a CDS encoding response regulator transcription factor yields the protein MSDKSRIFFLEDDLSFGTVLKSYLEINNYDVTWVNDGALAVDTFKKSHYDLCILDVMLPNVDGFSVGKEIRLINKDIPLIYLTAKAMKEDILQGYHVGADDYITKPFDTEVLICKVQAILSRKGNKEEEQQEEYRIGTVSFSPITRVIKSGNTTKQLSPKEAALLELLCQHKNKLLTRETALKKIWGEDDYFTARSMDVFITKLRKYMKLDPNIEIKNIHGSGFIMTDGPDLSSY from the coding sequence ATGTCAGATAAATCACGAATATTCTTTTTAGAAGATGATCTTAGTTTCGGGACGGTACTAAAATCATATTTAGAGATCAACAACTACGATGTTACATGGGTTAATGACGGAGCATTAGCTGTAGATACATTTAAGAAGAGTCATTATGATTTATGTATCCTTGATGTCATGCTTCCTAATGTCGATGGTTTCTCTGTAGGCAAAGAGATTCGACTTATTAACAAAGATATTCCGTTGATATATCTTACAGCAAAAGCGATGAAAGAAGATATTCTTCAAGGTTATCATGTTGGAGCGGATGACTATATTACTAAACCTTTTGATACTGAAGTGTTGATTTGTAAAGTTCAAGCAATTCTTAGTCGTAAAGGAAACAAAGAAGAGGAACAGCAGGAGGAGTATCGAATTGGAACAGTCTCTTTCTCTCCAATCACAAGAGTGATCAAATCAGGAAATACAACCAAACAGTTATCACCTAAGGAAGCTGCACTATTAGAACTTCTTTGTCAACATAAGAATAAACTGCTGACTAGAGAGACTGCACTGAAGAAGATTTGGGGTGAAGATGACTATTTTACTGCAAGAAGTATGGATGTGTTTATCACCAAATTGAGAAAATATATGAAACTAGATCCAAATATTGAGATTAAGAATATTCATGGAAGTGGATTTATTATGACAGATGGACCAGATCTTAGCTCTTATTAA
- a CDS encoding HAMP domain-containing histidine kinase — protein MKKAYINLLIGLMTISLAGITGIQIYWIKNAIDVKNEIFERSVNDAIYQTARRLENYKKMEFANHILFSDSLNINKLLLKGGQIVQGMVPQNMIPQGKVTVEIQAHPYLNQMNQNNLHIDIPLDPEVKRQIQQSSNSKATQQVGPTQSASRSLDVELKNINGSIMEQMGEIESFMMKVANEVRSWEEGHKMDPKLVNKILNEELRNKGIKTDYAYCLSAQNKRLFCSSNEFESKKATYASLFPSAILRMGYKLGVSFPHRKNYIVGSIVGMLLLSTLFSLIIIVTFALSLYLILKQRKTSAMQNDFINNMTHEFKTPIATIGVAADTIMNDRIIDNPEQISFFAQMIKKENKRMNSHVEKILRIARFERKELELNFTEFDVHELLERCIQSFKLQVEQRGGSIYFEPDAKNPMIFTDPNHFSSVINNLLDNANKYSSEAPEITVRTRNKEGGVLFSVEDKGMGMSRSVQNKVFERFYRQTSGNIHNVKGFGLGLNYVKAIVDAHKGKVTVKSEPGKGSTFEVYIPHYVNVK, from the coding sequence ATGAAGAAAGCTTACATTAATTTATTAATTGGTCTTATGACCATCTCTTTGGCTGGTATCACAGGTATTCAAATTTATTGGATTAAGAATGCCATAGACGTCAAGAACGAAATCTTTGAACGTAGCGTTAATGATGCGATATACCAAACAGCTCGCCGACTTGAGAACTATAAGAAGATGGAGTTTGCAAACCATATTCTCTTTTCTGATTCCCTTAATATAAATAAACTACTATTAAAGGGTGGCCAGATTGTACAGGGAATGGTCCCTCAAAATATGATTCCTCAAGGTAAGGTTACAGTCGAAATTCAGGCTCACCCCTATCTAAATCAAATGAATCAGAACAACCTTCATATTGACATCCCTTTAGATCCTGAAGTAAAGCGTCAAATACAACAAAGCAGTAATTCTAAAGCAACACAACAAGTTGGTCCAACTCAGAGTGCATCTAGAAGTCTAGATGTCGAACTAAAAAATATTAATGGTTCCATTATGGAGCAAATGGGTGAAATCGAGAGCTTCATGATGAAGGTTGCCAATGAAGTTAGGAGTTGGGAAGAAGGACACAAGATGGACCCTAAGTTGGTGAATAAAATATTAAATGAAGAGTTACGTAATAAAGGAATAAAAACAGATTATGCCTACTGCTTGTCTGCCCAAAATAAGAGACTATTTTGCTCTTCTAATGAATTTGAAAGTAAAAAAGCAACTTACGCCTCTCTCTTTCCATCCGCAATACTTCGAATGGGTTATAAGCTTGGGGTTAGTTTCCCTCACCGTAAGAACTATATTGTAGGATCTATCGTTGGAATGCTGCTACTGTCCACTCTATTTTCATTAATAATTATTGTGACTTTTGCATTGAGTCTTTATCTTATATTGAAGCAGCGAAAGACATCGGCGATGCAGAATGACTTTATTAATAATATGACCCATGAGTTCAAGACTCCTATCGCGACAATTGGTGTGGCTGCCGACACAATAATGAATGACCGTATTATTGATAATCCAGAACAGATATCTTTCTTTGCACAGATGATTAAGAAAGAGAATAAACGAATGAATTCACATGTAGAGAAGATCCTTCGTATTGCTCGTTTTGAAAGAAAAGAGCTCGAATTAAACTTTACTGAATTTGATGTTCATGAACTTCTTGAGAGGTGTATACAAAGCTTTAAGCTACAAGTAGAGCAGAGAGGTGGAAGTATCTATTTCGAACCAGATGCAAAGAATCCAATGATTTTTACTGATCCGAATCACTTCTCTAGTGTGATTAATAATTTACTAGACAATGCAAATAAATATTCTTCAGAAGCTCCTGAAATAACTGTTCGTACTCGAAACAAAGAGGGCGGTGTTCTGTTCTCTGTAGAAGACAAGGGGATGGGAATGAGTCGTTCTGTTCAAAATAAAGTCTTTGAACGTTTCTATCGTCAGACCTCTGGAAATATCCATAATGTCAAAGGATTTGGTCTTGGATTGAACTATGTAAAAGCCATCGTAGATGCCCATAAAGGTAAAGTAACGGTGAAGAGTGAGCCTGGTAAAGGGAGTACATTTGAGGTCTATATTCCTCACTATGTAAACGTAAAGTAA
- a CDS encoding TolC family protein: MKILFRCLCLFLLPLGAWAQQPLSLEEAIQRGLENNYDIRIQDKEVAKATTLNSWGQAGRYPSITFVGKGTNQDNYSPTLSHQYSVTGGVTLNWVLFDGFRINITKAKLADLQKFSEGNAMVIIENTVQSIILGYYQLLQNQSEKEVLARVKQLSYDRLKYVEEQRKVGTSVKFDYLQAKNNYLADKAKLLSLSVTTQNLERNLAYLMGDDSSVSYKLTTPLEVPKADYVMIDLEQKMRSSNRNLINQYLSLAVITDDYRLSKSGDYPSVNVTGSYNYGHGWSDASGSMGNAPVSNLFIEMGVRYNLFNGGIQKRAKKVAKYNVEVQELRTESLWLGLKNQLINQFNKYMLERELFEVANEAEKSSLLNLEIAQERYNVGAINSFNYRDIQIAYQNAALGMVRSKYRLIETNVGLVKLTGGILNDYTEIKN; the protein is encoded by the coding sequence ATGAAGATACTATTTAGATGTTTATGTTTGTTTTTATTGCCATTAGGAGCATGGGCACAACAACCTCTCTCATTAGAAGAAGCAATTCAGAGAGGGTTAGAGAACAACTATGATATCAGGATTCAAGACAAAGAGGTAGCAAAGGCTACCACACTTAACAGTTGGGGACAAGCTGGAAGATACCCATCTATAACCTTTGTTGGCAAAGGAACCAACCAAGATAATTATTCTCCGACCCTTTCACATCAATATAGTGTTACAGGTGGGGTAACATTAAATTGGGTACTATTTGATGGTTTCCGTATTAATATTACCAAAGCAAAACTAGCAGATCTACAGAAGTTCTCTGAAGGCAATGCAATGGTTATAATAGAGAATACAGTTCAAAGTATTATTTTAGGATACTATCAGTTGTTACAGAACCAGTCCGAAAAGGAAGTACTTGCACGTGTAAAGCAACTTTCATACGATCGATTAAAGTATGTGGAAGAGCAACGTAAAGTCGGTACATCGGTAAAATTTGATTACTTACAAGCGAAGAATAACTATTTGGCCGATAAAGCGAAGTTATTAAGTCTTAGTGTTACGACACAAAACTTAGAACGTAACTTAGCATATCTAATGGGAGATGATAGTTCTGTTTCGTATAAGTTAACGACTCCATTAGAAGTTCCCAAAGCGGACTATGTAATGATTGATTTGGAACAGAAGATGAGAAGTTCGAACCGTAACCTTATCAATCAATATTTATCACTTGCTGTTATTACAGATGACTACCGCTTATCAAAGAGTGGAGACTATCCTTCGGTTAATGTAACGGGATCTTATAATTATGGACATGGTTGGTCTGACGCATCAGGTTCGATGGGCAATGCCCCTGTAAGTAATCTCTTTATTGAGATGGGTGTGAGATACAATTTGTTTAATGGAGGTATTCAGAAACGAGCAAAGAAAGTTGCTAAGTATAATGTAGAGGTACAAGAGCTTAGGACGGAATCTCTATGGCTTGGGCTTAAGAATCAGTTGATAAACCAATTCAACAAGTACATGTTGGAGAGAGAGCTTTTTGAAGTGGCAAATGAAGCTGAGAAGAGTTCTTTATTGAATCTTGAGATTGCCCAAGAGCGATATAATGTCGGAGCAATCAACTCATTTAACTATCGTGATATTCAAATTGCTTATCAGAATGCAGCATTAGGTATGGTTCGATCTAAATATCGTCTGATCGAAACTAACGTAGGCTTAGTTAAATTGACCGGAGGCATATTAAATGACTATACGGAGATAAAGAATTAA